The genomic region GCATCGGCCGTGACCGCGGTCATCCCGGCGTCACCGACGGTTTCGGCCTGCTCGGCGCGCCTGCGGCCGGGCCCTTCGCCGGTCGGCGCAGGCCGACGGTCCCGATGGTGACCCTCGTCGCGTCCCCGGCCACCACGCCCCCTCACCTCCGGTGACAGCCCGGCGATTGTTGCTGCGACGCAGGCGCCGGACGCACGCGTCATCGGCCGATGCCGCCCACGCCGTGGCGTTCTCCCTGGTCACCGGCGCAGCCCGGAGCAACCCGGCACGCTGCGCAACCGCCGCCGCCGGGGGGCGGCGCCGACCCGCCGGCCCGACCGGGACGAGGCGGACGACCGTGCGGACGCGCACCGGCTCGCCGTCGTTGCGTGACCGCCCGAACCGGCACAGAGGGGTATGCAACGGCTCGTTGCGTGCCGCGGCCCTATCCCGAAGCACGGATCGTCGATGTACCGTGAAGGAGACGACGGCCCGAGCGGCTGTCCGCGCCCGGCTGAATGGTCGGGTGTGCGAGGTCGGTGCGAGCGCCATAGCGGGAATCACCCGCCGTTGGGTCTGGTCGCGGAGCCGGCCGTACCCCGGCCGCCGGACGATGCAACGGGCTGGTGTGGACCTCCTCACCCGTCCAATTGATCTCATGGTGGCCCTGACCTGATCGGCGGATCCCTCTGTCTCAGCACGGAAACTCCCAGTCCCCTGCTGCCCATCGCCAGCCCCGCCCGGCCCGTGGCCGCGGCGTTGCAGGCGGTGCTGGACGCGGCGGCGCCCGTACCGCGGGCCGCGGTCCTCGGCCCGGCGGCTCCCGCTTCGGCGGCCCGGCGCGCCCGGCCGCTCCCCTCATCACGACCCGTGAACCCCGACCCCCGGCCGAGTCGTTCGAGGCAGCCGGCCTGCCCAAGCGCCTGATCAAGGCGCTCGCCGACCGCAACATCGCCGCGCCGTTCCCGGTGCAGGCCTCGACCCTGCCCGACGTACTCGCCGGGGAGAACGTCCTCGGCAGGGCGAAGACCGGATCGGGCAAGACGCTTGCCTTCGGGCTGCCCATCCTGGCCCGGCTCGCCAGCGGCGGTCCGGCGGCGCCGCGCCGTCCCCGCGCCCTGGTCCTCGTCCCGACCCGGGAGCTGGCCCAGCAGGTCAGCGACGCGCTCGAGCCGCTGACCCGGGCACTCAACCTGCGCCTGGCGCCGGTGTACGGCGGGACGTCGATCAGCCGACAGATCTCGGCGCTGCGCCGCGGCGTGCACCTCGTCGTGGCCACCCCGGGCCGGTTGACCGACCTCGTCGAGCGCAGCGCCTGCGAGCTCGGCGAGATCGAGATGACGGTGCTGGACGAGGCCGACTTCATGTGCGACCTCGGTTTCCTGCCGGCCGTGCGGGCCCTGCTCGACGCCACCCCGTCCACCGGGCAGCGGCTGCTGTTCAGCGCGACGCTCGACCGCGAGGTCGAGGTCCTCGTACGCGACTACCTGCCCGACCCGGTCCTCGTCGCGATCGACTCGGAGACCTCCCAGGTCACCACGCTGGTCCGGCACGCCCTGGAGGCGCCCGACCGCGCCGCCCAGGTCGCGCTGGTCACCGCGCTGGCCGGCGGCTCGGGCCGCACCCTGGTCTTCGTCCGCACCCAGCGGGACGCCGACCGGGTGGCCGAGTCGCTCAGCCGCGCGGGCGTGCCGGCCGAGCCGCTGCACGGCGGGATGCCGCAGGGCGCCAGGACCCGGGCGCTGGCCGGTTTCACCGACGGCTTCTACCGGGTGCTCGTCGCCACCGACGTCGCCGCCCGCGGCATCCACGTCGACGGCATCCGGCTGGTCATCCACCTCGGCCCGCCGGAGGATGCCAAGACCTACCAGCACCGCGGCGGGCGGACCGCGCGCGCCGGCGCCGACGGCGCCGACGTGCTGGTCACCCTGCCCGCCGAGCGGGGCAAGGTCCGCGGGCTGCTGCGCGCGGTCGGCATCGAGGCCCGTCCCGAGCCGACCACGCCGGACGAC from Frankia alni ACN14a harbors:
- a CDS encoding DEAD/DEAH box helicase → MQASTLPDVLAGENVLGRAKTGSGKTLAFGLPILARLASGGPAAPRRPRALVLVPTRELAQQVSDALEPLTRALNLRLAPVYGGTSISRQISALRRGVHLVVATPGRLTDLVERSACELGEIEMTVLDEADFMCDLGFLPAVRALLDATPSTGQRLLFSATLDREVEVLVRDYLPDPVLVAIDSETSQVTTLVRHALEAPDRAAQVALVTALAGGSGRTLVFVRTQRDADRVAESLSRAGVPAEPLHGGMPQGARTRALAGFTDGFYRVLVATDVAARGIHVDGIRLVIHLGPPEDAKTYQHRGGRTARAGADGADVLVTLPAERGKVRGLLRAVGIEARPEPTTPDDPIVLELAGPPAPRVSKDEIPQARVAGATGGRGPRVGAPRTGSGRDGEHRHARRDGGHRFARSGTAHGRPQRRPGAPAAAPAPAAPASTA